In Syntrophorhabdales bacterium, the DNA window GTGTGGTGCTGTCTTTACGAAGAAAAGCCCCACACAAACGTTCCACTCCAGGCATTGTCGAAGCCACAAGAGTTGAGTAAGATGATTTTCCTATCACTGCCTCATGTTTCGCGTCTGTTTCCATCCGGCCCTTCCAGACATACTCTTCACACAATCTGATGCTTCCGCCTATGATGTCTTCTCCTCTTGAAATCGCATGAACAAAGGCCCTATTTTATAAGATGAGAAACCACACCATATACGGACCGTGGGTATCCTTTATTCTGCTCTTGCTCTTTGTTCTCCTGGTAATAAGCGCCTGCGCGGTCAGTGATCATGCAAGAGTTCCCGTATGTACCCCCGGCCCTCCCGCCGGTGTCTGTGAAAAGCAACCGGGCGATGACCAGAGGCCTGCCTGGTTCTATATCAGCCCGCCGGGGACATAAAGATAGCGGCTATGACAGCCGCATCTATATGATGCGCAAAAAGCGTATGCTATAGTATGGCGTGCACGACAATGCGGCGGTGACAACCGTGACCCTGGATCGTGATTACAGCCGCCTTTCTCGCTTCCTCAAAAACATATCTCTGCGTCGCCGGCTCCTTATCTCTCTTGAGATCGTAATCTTGCTTGTTTCTGCAACTGTGTTGATTCTCCTGGGAAGTCTTTTTGTTCCGCGGTTCAAGGATGCGCTTCCCTACCTCCCGCTTATATATTCGCTAAGCTCACTTCTCTTTTTCGTTTCGCTCATTGCGCTGGGTGCGCGCCGCGTGTTCCCAGGACCGTCCATGGTCCGGATCGCACGAGGCATCGAGCAGAAATTCCCGAGTCTCAGAGACGATATAACCAATTCGCTTCTTCTCGGCAAGGAGATGAGAACAGGACAGGAAATCTCCGGGACATCATACAGGACATCGCACAGGACATCCAACGCGCTTGTCATTGCGCAGCTGAAAAAAACAGTGAAAAAGATCGAATCGATTGCTCCGGCCGACGTGGTCAACCTGAAGCATGCCTTTCGCCATCTCAGACTCCTCGCGCCCCTTACCGCAATTTTCTGTCTGGTTCTCGTCGCAGACCCTCATTTCCTTGGAAGGTCTCTGGCTCTCATCATTCATCCCCTTTCCGATCTTCCCCTGAAACAAACTTTCATCTCCCTCGAGTCGAACCCTCCAGTTGTCCTCCGCGGAAGTCCGGTTGATGTCAGAGCCACGGCCTCCGGCTACATGGCTGAAAAACTGACGCTGTCGGTGTGGCCTGAAGGAAGCGAGCCTCTCCGCTTCGTCATGGAAGCCGAAGGGCGCGGAAGGTTCAGTTACCACATCGCAGCTGCTCGGTCTTCCTTCCAGTTCCAGGCATCCAATGGCAATGCGTTCTCGCCTGTACGTAGTGTTCGTGTGGTTGATCCTCCCGATCTGAGCGGGCTCAAGCTCACCCTGCTTCCGCCAGGTTATGCTCATCTTCCTGCGGAAACGAAAGAGGGCGGACACGTAGAGGCCCTCAAGGGCACGCTGGTAACGCTTGTGGCGCATACAACCAGAGGCGTCAGGGAAGGACAGCTCATGCTCGACGAAGGCAGCCGCCATCCTCTCGAAGTAAATGACGGGCGTCTCACGGGGAGCTTGCTTGTGCTGGAGCCTGCCTATTATACGATCAGGCTGAGAGACGAATTCGGTTTTGAGAACGTCAATCCCCGGTCTTATCAGATCCGCGTGATACCCGATGCATACCCGGAGGCCGGGATTATAAGCCCTGTGAAGGACCTGGAGGTTGCCGGCGATGAGGTGATCCCTGTCGTCTACAAAGCCAGGGATGACTTCGGCGTGACCTCAGTCAGGCTCGAATTTCAGCTGAAAGGAGAAGAGCGTACCATCCATCTAAAGTCTTCAAGCGAGAGCCGCTCTGTAGGTCCTGAGACATACAAGTGGGATCTTTCCGTACTGGGACTGTTGCCGGGCGATACTGTTACCTACCGCATCGAGGTTGAGGACAATGATGCGGTGTCCGGACCCAAAAAAGCTTACTCCCGGCCATTAACGCTCTCGGTGCGAGACGAGAAGGCCAATGCGTCGCGAGAGGGCGAAGAGGCCAAGGCTCTCGCTGACGCGCTGCTCGACCTTCTGGCCAACCAGCTCGAAGGAAGGCGCGATGCAGCGGGATTGGCAAAGCAGATGGAAGAGATTCTGGCGCGTGTAGACAGGACACTGGAACAGACCGGCAACAAGGTGGAGCGTTTTGATCTGGATGCGCTGCGACGCAACCTTGCCTCGCTCAAGGATCGGGTAGGCCATGAACCTGAGGAGAAAGTGACACAGGAAATGGAGCGACTGGCTCTCCTGGCTGAAGATATCGCGAGAAGATCCCGGATGAGTGAGGTCGAGGCTATGGCGCGCGAGATAAAGAACAGACAGCGCCACCTCATCGATGCACTAAAGGAGTTCAAAGATCCCCCCAACAAGGAAGCGATGGAAAAGGTGATGAAGGAGCTCCAGAAGCTGGAGGAACTCCTTCGCTCGGTGATGGATGCTTTAAGCAAAATGGCAACGAACCTTCCTGACGAGTTCATAAACAGCCAGGAACTTGCAGGGCTGGAATTCCAGGACCTGTTCAAAGACCTGGACGAGATGTATCAAAAACTGATGGCAGGGGATGTCGCCTCTGCGTTGGAGGCAGCCCAGAGGCTGATGCAGCAGCTCTCTGAAATGATGGCAGCACTGGGGAGGGCCGGAACGAGGGCAGGAACCTCGCCGTTTGACAGGCTGCAGGCAGAGATGTCCCGCCAGTCGAGTGAGCTCGACAGAATTCTTGCTGAGCAAAAAGAGATCCTCAGGGAAACACAGCACATCGTCAGATCGGATGAAGGAAGTCGCGATGAAGAGGCAATCTCCGATCCCGATAACGCGGTACGCAAAGCTGAGCGTGAAAAGCTTCCCGGGCTCTCCGACCGCCAGGAGTACCTTAAGCGAAGAACGAAGGATTTCCTGGAAAAGATGGAGATGATGGCACAACTATTCCCAGGCATGGATACAGACGCTCTCAAGGATATAGAAGGAGCAACCGATGCGATGGGAGAGGCCGTCGGAAAGCTTAAGGACAGCGATGCGCCCGGCGCCGTACCCCCGGAAGAAGAAGCCATCAGGAGAATGTCCAAATCGCAGGAAGCCATGCAGC includes these proteins:
- a CDS encoding DUF4175 family protein; the protein is MTLDRDYSRLSRFLKNISLRRRLLISLEIVILLVSATVLILLGSLFVPRFKDALPYLPLIYSLSSLLFFVSLIALGARRVFPGPSMVRIARGIEQKFPSLRDDITNSLLLGKEMRTGQEISGTSYRTSHRTSNALVIAQLKKTVKKIESIAPADVVNLKHAFRHLRLLAPLTAIFCLVLVADPHFLGRSLALIIHPLSDLPLKQTFISLESNPPVVLRGSPVDVRATASGYMAEKLTLSVWPEGSEPLRFVMEAEGRGRFSYHIAAARSSFQFQASNGNAFSPVRSVRVVDPPDLSGLKLTLLPPGYAHLPAETKEGGHVEALKGTLVTLVAHTTRGVREGQLMLDEGSRHPLEVNDGRLTGSLLVLEPAYYTIRLRDEFGFENVNPRSYQIRVIPDAYPEAGIISPVKDLEVAGDEVIPVVYKARDDFGVTSVRLEFQLKGEERTIHLKSSSESRSVGPETYKWDLSVLGLLPGDTVTYRIEVEDNDAVSGPKKAYSRPLTLSVRDEKANASREGEEAKALADALLDLLANQLEGRRDAAGLAKQMEEILARVDRTLEQTGNKVERFDLDALRRNLASLKDRVGHEPEEKVTQEMERLALLAEDIARRSRMSEVEAMAREIKNRQRHLIDALKEFKDPPNKEAMEKVMKELQKLEELLRSVMDALSKMATNLPDEFINSQELAGLEFQDLFKDLDEMYQKLMAGDVASALEAAQRLMQQLSEMMAALGRAGTRAGTSPFDRLQAEMSRQSSELDRILAEQKEILRETQHIVRSDEGSRDEEAISDPDNAVRKAEREKLPGLSDRQEYLKRRTKDFLEKMEMMAQLFPGMDTDALKDIEGATDAMGEAVGKLKDSDAPGAVPPEEEAIRRMSKSQEAMQQMAQQMGMRMQAARWGYQLVYDPRPGWYYGPWIPMPTLPQPELYFPREKGYTGLDKEEFEPPSKDAYQVPKMFREKIMESLKEDVPQQYKRDTQRYLRDLAE